The sequence below is a genomic window from Myotis daubentonii chromosome 14, mMyoDau2.1, whole genome shotgun sequence.
TCACACAGACTCCTCCGCATGCCTTCGCCTGTTCCTAACCAGGTCTCTGCTCAGCCCTGACCTGCCTCCTGAGACCTGTGACTAATCTCTGCTTCAGTTCATGCCATTGCAGCTCCTAACCGCACATGCTGCCGtagcccccacccagcctcccggCCTGTGGCCTTTTCCCAGTTGTAGTCCACTTTGTACCCTGCCCTCAGCTTAATCCTGCTGGAAAGTCCTGCCCAGGAGCCTTTAGAAACTCCCAGTTGCCTGCCAGCAAGGTCCAAGTCTACTAGCATGGCCTTGACTACTGCGGACTCCCATTCTGACCCCCGATGGCCTTTATGTGCTCGGTCCTGGGCTTTGTCTcactctcccagcctccctggttTTCTGGGCAGTCCCGCCCAGATCCAGCTGCTGCAGCCCACAGCAGTGGGGATTGGAAAAGGACCTTTGGTTGCTTTTATGAGGCATAAGTAATATATAAAGACTTGTGCATATTTAATGTCTACAATTCGTTGTGTTTGAACATATGCAAACACCTATGATACCATCACCACATCAGagctttctttttcaaataacaGCTAACAGATTTTGAGTACGCATATGGCTCAAAAATCAAATGATATAAAAGCATGTTTCCCCCTTTACAGCTTGTTGCTCATCTAGCCCCCTTACACTGCCCCTCTCTCAGTAACCTCTTTTATTAGTTCCTTGTATATCATTTCAGGGTATCTTTGTGAATATACGcacatgtgaatatatatattcttattccCCTTCATTTTTATATGGAGGAAACATGCCAAACACACAGTTCTTCACCTTGCTCTTTCAACAAGTTTTCTTAAGTGATCTCTTTGTATCAGTACAttgatttttttgcttttttatagtttcatggTATTTCATCATATTCCTGTACCAAAATTTATTTAACTAGTCGCCTGTTGATGGACATATTGCACATGTGCAAGTATATCTAGGATTATTGATTCACAGGatatatattatttgaaattttgatagATGTCTTTTAGCTTTTttaattgataatttttaaatatcaaaaaagCAGCTCAAATTCCACTTCTCCTAAAATCCCCAAACCAAAGGGAGCTCTCATCCTAATTTCTTCTGCTGTGTGTCTGTCACTCATTAGCAATCACGTGTGTTATTTCCCTAACTGAAGTGAAAGAACTCCGCGCTTTCTTTCACATCCTCAGAACTTACTCTGGTACCTATAGATGCATCTGCTCATTGATCAGATGTTCATGTCTTTTGTTCAAGAAGAGAAATCTGTGCTGTGGACCTGAGCATAAGGAAGCTGCGTGCTACTTACTAGTGGTTTATTGAGACAAAGCTCTCTTTGGAGGGCAGATGCTCTCAGGCAGGCGCCACAAccgattttaaaatatttattgagcatcagaAATATAGACACAGTGAGAGGCTAGGGAGGAAGAAGAATGAGCAAGACAGGGCTGGTCCTTATGAATCCTTCCCCAAGTTTACTAGGCCTTTATAgtgttttaaacatatttcaaaaatgtttgtAATTGGGAAATTACATACATAAAAGTGCACAGATTTTAAGTATACAGGTGGAATGATTGCAAAATCTGCTTGAAACATTATTTGTTAGttactaaacttttaaaaatctcttgaAAAACTCGTTCTGGTAATAGCTTCCCCTAAGTCAGGGTAGTCACTCCCCAATTTCTCTGTTCCTTTTGTCCTGTTCCCTGAATGCATTTATATTTGAAATCCCTGATCCTCAATAAAGTAGGATGTCTAGGCATCTGGGAGGCAGAAGGggtttggggtgggaggagaggtaATTGGAAGAGCAGAGATAAGAAGACTGACAAAGGAACTGAGCAGTATAAATTGAacaccagccctagctggtttggttcaatgggtagagtgtcatcctgcggactgaagggtcctgggttcaattccattcaagggcacatgcctggtttgcgggctccatcccatgtagtaggtgtgcaggaggcagccaatcaatgattctctatcatcatcaatgtttctatctcttcttctccctctctgaaatcaataaaaaatatattaataaataaattgaacaaCAGACTGCTTATCCAttgtatatttacttttattttaacaaagtttgtttgtttgtttatcctcaccccaggatattttttccattgatttctggagtggaagggagggaggagaagggagagagaaatatcaatgtgagagagacacatcaattggttgccttccacacacaccccctgaCCGGGGCTGGGATTGTACCTGCAACCCATGtccttgacctggaatccaacctgagatccttcagtgcgtgggccaatgctctaaccactgagcacaccaccAGGGTACatgtttatagtttttaaaaaagcaattcatTTTCTGCAGTTTAATCTCTTCAAGTACTGTGTTTTGTCTCCATCTCCTCAAATAGCATTGTTGGTGATGAAAAACAAAGCATTAGTTGgtattttaaagtgtaaaattaaaACACCTGATGAATCTGTAAGCAGTCTATCAAAGCCATGACTCAGAACAAAACCCAATTCTAAAATGTTTATCTGATGTcacagaataaattttaaaacaagccATTTGCCCTCTACAGTTTATCTCAGCTGCACCTGCCATCGAGAATGCTGCCCACACACAGGAACTGTTGTTTAAAGATTTTGCTGTTGATTCATCAGGCAGGCTCTCCAGGAATTATTTAcactttaaattattataaaaaatgcatGCACATGTTAAAAACCAAACACAATTCTACAAAGCCATTTAGAAAATTAAAGCTTTTCTCATCCTTTGTCATCTCTTACCAGAAACGATCAGTATTACCAGTTTCTTGTATATTCTCCCAAAGATACTCTGTGAATAAAAAAGCATACCGCATGTGTGATGTgtgaacacagacacacaccaagCCCTCCTCCATTTCTACACAAATGGCAACAAGCGGTGTGTTCTGCacctgttttgttttcattttactaaacatctgggttgttttgtttttttgggcaACGTTATATATATACACCCACACTATTCTTTTGGCTGCATAATATGTAATTTAAGCAGTTTCTTCCTGGTGAATGTTTACGTTTGCAATCTTTCCTCTACAAACAGCACTGTTAAGGACATCCctttacatttatttctgtgCATGGGTGCACATGTATCTAGAGTATGAATTCCTAGAATGTGCCTTTTAAATAGTGTTTGTTTTGGCCCAGTTGCCCTGCAAAGAGTGTACCAGTTTACTTTCCATCAGTGTATTTAAGTGCGGTTTCTCAACACTCTTGCTAACACTTCTATTATCAGGTCATTTGTTctttgccattctttttttttcttttttttttttttttttacattttattgattttttacagagaggaagagagagggatagagagttagaaacatcgatgagagagaaacatcgatcagctgcctcctgcacacctcccactgggaatgtgcccacaaccaaggtacatgccctggaccggaatcgaacctgggacccttcagtccgcaggctgacgctctatccactgagccaaaccagtttcattCTTCTTGATGAAAATGATATTTTGATGTGGTTTCAAATTGTCTTTCTGTTTTGATCCAGAATGATTTTGTACAGGAAGAATAGCTCAGGGCTGCCAGGCCACTTCTTACTCATCATAATCATCTCTGCTGCTTTtctaattcctttttttctttgccttggAGCAAAAGTGAGACAGacttgttcaaaaaaaaaaaaatccgtttGGGGAAAGAACATTGCATATATAATGACTagattacacatttaaaaaaacacacactgagTTCATTTATTTGACCCATTTCTCTTCTCGTTTCCTAGGCTGCCACTCTTTCCTCTGTTCCTTTTATTCCTTTCACCAGAGGACCTCACACTAGTCAGAGACATGAGAACTTCAATCTTCCTTCTGTCTGAACagatttttccaaataaagttcTCCAAGAATTATTAGCTTATTTCCTTGGCGGTACCTGAAAATTATTTCTACTCAGCAAACCAGCAGTAGAATCACAGTTCTGTAAGGGCTGGGCTTTTCACTGCTGTAACCCCAGCCCTAAGATAATGCCTGACACACATAGACACTCGTCAGctttatttgtatgtatgtatgtatatatatagtagtAAAACctacataatataaaattgaccattttaacaatttttaagtgtacagttcagtggcatagAGTACATTTACATTTCATTGGTTTTCTTTCGGATGAACGCATGAGTAGTGatacttgttttttgtttctgaAATTAACAAGAGCCAGATGGTCTTTTAATTCACATTGTTCTTTCCTCCAGATGAAGTCATACGGAAGCGTCTCCTAATTGATGGAGATGGCGCTGGAGATGATCGCAGAATTAATCTGCTAGTGAAAAGTTTCATTAAATGGTGCAACTCTGGATCCCAGGAAGAGGGGTACATCTTTTCACTGTTGTTTCTATACCACTGTCCTCATGTGATTCTAGGCCTTATACACAGTTCTGATAATATTGCAGATTTTCACCCACCTTAAATGTCCAATTGAGTCAACTCTTGGTTAATCAAGAGTGGGTTTTTCTGGCCTTAATTCTCTGGAGAGGCCTGCTTTATGTTTGGTAAAAGGTGTAGAAGGCATAGTGACTAGAAGAAATGAAGATTAAATCCAGGCTCATTATTTAGTCACTTTTAGCAGATATGTGTTTAAATgtctaaataaaatgttcttttttttttttttaatatattttttattgattttttttacagagaggaaaggagagagatagagagtcagaaacatcgatgagagagaaacatcgatcagctgcctcctgcacatctcccactggggatgtgcccgcaacccaggtacatgcccttgaccggaatcgaacctgggacctttcagtccgcaggccgacgctctatccgctgagccaaaccggtttcggcaaaaatgttctttttttaataagctAATAGGTTGCCGCAAAGTTTTgtacatatttaataatttttaaattagaaaaattttcCTCATTTGAATTAGCTTTTCACATAGACAAATAACCATATAGAGTGAAAAAATTGTGAGAATTGTGAAGACAAAAAATCtgatcaaaacatttaaaaaagtatttaaaacaaGTAGCTGTTTAAATTAAACTTATACTGATAGGAACAACAATACCATCTTTGCATTTTTAACTAAAGCAGTTATAAACTCAAGTGTACTatatttggggaaagaaaacaagGGACAGATAgtctaaattatttaaagtaaagcAAAGGATTCAGAACTTTATGTAATTTAATTAGCAAATGTTTGCCTACACTATAAATAGTTCAAGTTTGGTAATCCGCAAAAACctttattctgtttttctctcttttttattagtTACAGCCAGTACCAACGTATGCTGAGTACACTGTCCCAGTGTGAATTTTCCATGGGCAAAACTTTGCTGGTATATGATATGAAtctcagagaaatggaaaattatgaaaaaatttacaaagaaatagGTAAAGAAACCTAAATTAATTAATCTTTagctataattttaatttttatggccTAAGGGAAATAATACTTGCAAGTATTTTTCTTTGATTAGTagtaaaataatgacaataacaataTTAATAGAATATAGTAAAATCAgttacaaaaatgtattttaatatgatatagtactttacaatttttttaaaaaatgtcagcaTCTATTTTATTAGCAATggaacttaatttaaaaacacattttaaatttgaaaatggatGGAGATTATAGATGTTGTTACAACTATCTTAAAAAACCTTTTTCTATAGAATGTAGCATTGCTGGAGCACATGAAAAAATTGCTGAGTGCAAAAAGCAGATTCTTCAAGCAAAACGAATACGAAAAAATCGCCAAGGTAAGAGTTTTGTGGGATTTAGTTAGTGTGCGAATACTTTATTACTGACTAggattttcatgatttttttttttttttaatgttatgagGTAAAATCTTTAGCTAGAATCAGCCTGAATTGTAAAAAAGAAttaggagccctagctggtttggctcagcggatagagcgttggcctgcagactgaagggtcccaagtctgattcaggtcaagggcacatacttcggttgcaggctcctccccagcctgggccctggttgggcataggcaggagacaaccaattgatgcgtttctctcacatcgatatttctctcttgtcttttcttctctcttccactctctctaacaatcaatggaaaaatatcctcgggtgaggattaaaaaagaaaaaagaattaggaGCCGAACTTAATTCTTCaaaattatattattctttaaaatagagAAGGAAGGTTatgctaaaaaaatttttatttttcctggattGAAATGATTATGCAAGTatttcttaagtatttttttgtttttgttttgtttttttactgtctTCAGACCCCTTTGCCTAAATAATATAATGGTTAATCTGCAAAGGCTATTTACACAAGTACATTAGATTTaggattttgtttgttgtttattagtttaattggagtgcttaaaaaaataatttaagcccactgagttgtttgtttttttttataatatattttttattgattttctagagagaggaagggagagggatagagagccagaaacatcgatgagagagaaacaccgatcagctgcctcccgcacacccccaactggggatgtacccgcaacctaggtacatgcccttgaccggaatcaaacctgggacccttgagtccgcaggccgacactccatccactgagccaaaccaatcagggcccCACTGAGTTTTTATTAAGTACAAAGCAAGCAAATATTTACAAGCTGCCTAAATAATAAGAGGAAGGTTAAAGTTTTGCTCTCTTTGTTCTTAAATTAGGGTATGTCCTTATTGCAGTCcataaaaacaatttcaaaacaatttttaaaggcaGAGGTATTGTTCCTCCTATAATGTAAattgaaagaaagacagaaagaaataaaatgtataattagAATTGTGACATATATGAAAAActagaaggaaatggaaaatgttaATGGTTATTTGGGGTTGTACGTTTTTATGGcttaagttttttttgtttgtcacACTTTTGTTGAATTAATATGCAGATTTCCAAAacaataaattttactttttaacgaATAATTACAATGATGttcaattccttttttttaaagttgtttttttaattcagtctAAAATGCATGTGGTCAAGTTTTGGTGGTGAGTTTACAGCAAGATATACCAATTAATAAAtcaattgtaaattatttttaaatgttacacattgtttttgttgaCGAGGGCTTTCAAATGAATGCTGCTATTTATCATTTCATAAGAAAGATTAACGGAAGATACATGGTTTATCCTGGAAGTCTCAGTGGAGCAGAAACAAGGTTCCtgaattttaaatcatttctagGTTTCTGAAATCTTTGCCTTTAGAATGAGTGAGAAGTACAATTTGCTGTTGTCTAAGGTCTGGACTTAATGGTATGCTACATTTACCTTGCTGATGGTTTATTTGCTGGGCAAATAGTATACAGTCCTCTTTAGAATCATCCACTGGATCAGTAATGACTTAAGATCATGTATGCCTCTGCTGGCCTCTTGTATTCTGCCCATGAAAAGGCAAGTGGAAAACAGAGCAGGAGCTAACGTGCTTGCTTGGAACACTTGAAGTCGTGTGTCATTACAGTTGTAGCTGAGTCAAGTGACACTGGCAGTACTCTTTCCTTCCTAAAACCTTTCATTTCCTTATGAACTAGGAAAGTGATTTGGAAAGACTTGTGATATTATACATTTTGTTTTGATATCCAGGTTCAAAAAAACCTTAATTTTATATCTTTCAGAATATGATGCTTTGGCAAAAGTGATTCAGCATCATCCAGACAGGCATGAGACATTAAAGTAAGTTTAGAGCTTTACTAGAAAGTAACTAATCTTTATACGTGTTTACATACTGGCCTATGCATTCCATTTTTTTTAGGAATACATAATATGTTTCAAAAGGAGGGACCAGGTTGCCAATATGACATAGTCTGATActattaaatagatatttttaatgctcCTGCCTATACTGCTTGTAGTTCTGAAATAAACACATGTAATATGCATcaatatgaaaatgaataaatagaatatGTCCTACTTATATAGTGTAATACTAAATAGtagttaaaaagaataaagtagaaatactctttttaaacacataatcagagaaaagaaaaacagaagatatGTAAGgtggggcaaacgtaggtttacagttgcgagTGGGAGAAAcacagttcattcttgtattattgtttactaattattgtattattgtccatatgaacaactgtaaacctactttagaGATAGAAATATATGCTTTAAAAGAGGATTGGAATACAGTGATTGCCTGAGTGGGtggtaaaggaagaaaaatggctTGGGCTAGAGGACTGGGGGAAGATTCAAAGTGTGTCAAGCAAATCTGtactgttgccgaaaccggtttggctcagtggatagagcgtcggcctgcggactgaagggtcccgggttcgattccggtcaagggcatgtacctgggttgcgggcacatccccagtggggggtgtgcaggaggcggctgatcgatgtttctctctcatcagtgtttctgactctctatctctctcccttcctctctgtaaaaaatcaataaaatatattaaaaaaaaaaaaaaatctgtactgtttcatttcttttcccaAAAACCCAACTTGAAATAAGTGTGACAAAATGTTGTTAAAACTCATCAATTCTTGGGGTTTGATATTCTGTTACCTATGTTTTCCTATACTTTAAGAAGTATATAGAagtttcattttaatgaaaataaatgcataCTTAGAAGTTAAGAATAAATCACAGTAGCTTTAAAAGTCTAATTATAATAGAGTGTTATAACtcatcctttttttatttttaaaaactacttagtAATTAAAAAGTTAGTTATTCTGAATTCTGTTCCTCCATTAGCAAAATATAacacttttcttgtttttaggGAACTAGAAGCTCTGGGCAAAGAATTGGAGCATCTTTCACATATTAAAGAAAGTGTTGAAGATAAggtatttgcatatatatgttaGATTTCATGATATGTATGTTTATAGATCaatgtgtattaatttttttcttgttaacaCAGCTGGAATTGAGACGGAAACAGTTTCATGTTCTTCTTAGTACCATCCACGAACTTCAGCAAACACTGGAAAGTAAGTAGAAATAGTTTAATAACGAATGTTTATAAGGATTTTTAATGGCCCAGGGACATGCCTTCTAAAATATACATCTCAAAGAGAGAGTACACATTCAATTTTAGAACATCAGTGTAGTTGGATGGCGTTAGAAAGTACTCATGTTGTTCAGCTTTCtgaatatatgcagaaaaatCTGAATTTGTAGTAATATCTGATTTAAACACATATCCAGTAGTCTATAATAAGAGCAATTTAAGGATAATAGATTTGgaatttttttggtttattacAGTTTATTGCTATAAAGTAACGATGCAGGACCCAGGCAGGCCATAAGTGAGTGAAGTAGTTAGTGATAAGCATATTTGCATACTCAGTAGAATAGTGGGTGCTTTGGGGGAACTGTAGACTTGCTCATGGTATTGATTATAACCAATAGGAAATTTCTGTATTATCTGATCTGATTGTTTTCAAGAAAAGCTAAGACCTAGGTTTTTGTTTAAAGTGAAATCTATCACGTAAGTTTTACATTATTTACATCAGTTTCACATTTACGAATACACAAGAACAACCAAAATGGAACTTTTAAAACCAACCACTTGTGTGTGCTGATTACAGTCATAGGCTattattttgccatttttattttaaattgactGTCTAATAAaggataaacatttttatatatttattaggcATATAATTTAAGCAAATTTGACTCAAGTTTTATGTTTCTGTCTCAATCACAGATGATGAGAAGCTCTCGGAGGTAGAGGAGGCTCAGGAAACAAGCATGGACGCAGATCCTAAGCCATAGGCCAGCGCTCACCACTCCCCAGCTATTGAAGGAGCAACACGAGCTTAGTGTGTTTAGCATTTGCTGTGCTCTTGAGAAATTTAAAGTTTTGTCAGTGAActaatttgcttttaaatgtttatgtacAGTTCATTCATATTTCTTCACACAAAGGAAAATGACTCCgctatatatttgttttgttattgaaataccttttttattcttaaacttAAAAGGTAGGAAGCAGCATCCAAAACTGTTCAATAAAACTTTTTCAAGCTCATTAGTATTCTAGGAAGTTTTTAACTATTAACATTGATTTGCTTACAAAATAAGCTGAAAGATTGTGAGGAGGTGGTGTTACTAGGATGTCCATGAGAAAGTGAATCAACTTCTGGAAATTgttaccactttttaaaataggtataattgtcctttctttgtttgttttgtgtggtttttaaaaaatatatttatttcagagaggaagggagagagtgagtgagaaatagaaacatcaatgagagaatcattgatcgcctgcctcctgcatgtgccctgacagggagtcgaaccagtgacctcctggttcataggccaacgctcaaccgctgagccatgccagcaggcaTTGTTACCACTTTTGAAGTGGAGTATTTGGACAGGCTTCAGGAGGGCTGTGTACTTGCAAAATATGTGCAAAATGTTTGTGGTGGATGGTCATTGTGGGACAGGTTCCATGATgttaagaaccactggtgtaaAAGGCAAAGCCAGTCCATATGCATTATTTTCCAGATCGCTCTCCTTAATACTTGAGCAATGTGGTCGTTAAATGTTTTGTTCAGCCCTagcggtttggctcggtggatagagcgttggcctgtggacctaagggtcccaggttcgattccggtcaagggcacatgcctgggttgcgggcttgatccccattggggggtgtgcaggaggcagccagtcaatgattctctcatcattgatgtttctatctctctttccctcttaattactctctgaaatcaataaaaatatatttaaaaaaaataataaaaataaataaatgttttgttcATATTTCCTCTCAACTGTTTTGTTCCTTGGGAATAACTTTCAGTGGAGAAAAGTCGATAAAGTGAAGAGTAATTTTAGAATAGTATATGAATATGGTCTTGCTTAAAGGAATTcatgacctttttaaaaagtaaactaagGCTGAATCACCTGTAATTTTCTTAAgtattaaattacattttcaataCTTGTTAGGTttcatctttattca
It includes:
- the THOC7 gene encoding THO complex subunit 7 homolog isoform X1, with translation MGAVTDDEVIRKRLLIDGDGAGDDRRINLLVKSFIKWCNSGSQEEGYSQYQRMLSTLSQCEFSMGKTLLVYDMNLREMENYEKIYKEIECSIAGAHEKIAECKKQILQAKRIRKNRQEYDALAKVIQHHPDRHETLKELEALGKELEHLSHIKESVEDKLELRRKQFHVLLSTIHELQQTLENDEKLSEVEEAQETSMDADPKP
- the THOC7 gene encoding THO complex subunit 7 homolog isoform X2, whose protein sequence is MLSTLSQCEFSMGKTLLVYDMNLREMENYEKIYKEIECSIAGAHEKIAECKKQILQAKRIRKNRQEYDALAKVIQHHPDRHETLKELEALGKELEHLSHIKESVEDKLELRRKQFHVLLSTIHELQQTLENDEKLSEVEEAQETSMDADPKP